A genomic window from Sphingobacterium spiritivorum includes:
- a CDS encoding threonine aldolase family protein produces the protein MYSFKNDYSEGAHPHIIDQLVRTNLIQQNGYGGDEYCIEAKEILRRELENPGAAVYFVSGGTQANLISIASLLRTHEAVISATTGHIFANETGAIESTGHKVIAVDKSDGKLEPADIERVLSAHSLAPHMVKPRLVYISNSTEIGTHYTKTELQQLSVCCRKNSLLLYMDGARLGHALTAAENDLTLADISRLTDIFYIGATKNGGLLGEAIVLPDPTLHPDFDFVIKQKGGLLSKGRLLGIQFMELFRDGLYFRLAQHANAMAMKIAHAVKECKYDMLTVSFTNQIFPIFPLHVIEELSTKYDFYVWKQIDGSHSAVRLITSWATEEYYVDEFIKDLKRISS, from the coding sequence ATGTACAGTTTTAAAAATGATTACTCAGAAGGTGCCCATCCCCATATTATTGATCAGCTTGTCCGGACCAATCTTATCCAGCAGAACGGCTACGGTGGAGATGAATATTGTATCGAAGCTAAAGAAATTTTAAGACGTGAACTGGAGAATCCGGGTGCTGCTGTTTATTTTGTATCCGGCGGCACACAGGCAAACCTTATTTCTATAGCATCCTTATTACGTACTCATGAGGCCGTCATCAGTGCGACTACAGGACATATCTTTGCTAATGAAACAGGAGCAATAGAATCTACAGGACATAAGGTGATTGCTGTAGACAAATCGGATGGAAAGCTAGAGCCTGCGGATATAGAGCGTGTGCTATCCGCACATTCGCTTGCTCCGCATATGGTCAAACCCCGACTGGTTTATATCTCCAATTCAACAGAAATAGGAACACACTATACGAAAACAGAATTGCAGCAACTATCGGTATGCTGCCGCAAAAATAGTTTACTTCTGTATATGGACGGAGCCCGGCTGGGGCATGCACTTACTGCAGCTGAAAATGATCTGACACTGGCGGATATTTCCCGGCTTACAGATATATTTTACATCGGTGCCACTAAAAACGGCGGGCTGCTCGGAGAAGCGATAGTGCTGCCGGATCCTACTCTTCATCCGGATTTTGACTTTGTGATCAAGCAAAAGGGAGGGCTACTTTCCAAAGGCAGGTTGTTGGGAATTCAATTTATGGAACTGTTCAGGGACGGGCTATACTTTAGGCTGGCACAGCATGCTAATGCTATGGCAATGAAAATAGCTCATGCGGTGAAAGAATGTAAATATGATATGCTTACGGTATCGTTCACCAATCAGATTTTCCCTATTTTTCCTTTACATGTAATCGAAGAGCTGAGTACGAAGTATGATTTTTATGTATGGAAGCAGATCGATGGATCGCACTCGGCTGTCCGACTGATTACCTCGTGGGCTACAGAGGAATATTATGTAGACGAATTTATCAAAGACCTGAAGCGTATATCATCATAA
- a CDS encoding GNAT family N-acetyltransferase, translating into MGKVIIETERLIIRELEDSDCRGIFRLDSNPEVHRYLGGKPLTTEKQASEVIAFIRKQYQEHGIGRWAVIQKESNEFIGWSGFKLIKVMTNNHIDYLDIGYRFVQEAWGQGYATESGKACLQYAKTHLTNYSIHAISDINNLDSKKVLEKLGFEAKEIFDYENQLHFWYHLR; encoded by the coding sequence ATGGGAAAAGTAATAATTGAAACGGAAAGATTAATAATCAGAGAACTGGAGGATTCTGATTGCAGAGGTATTTTCAGATTAGATTCTAATCCTGAAGTTCACAGATACCTCGGAGGCAAGCCACTGACGACCGAAAAACAGGCGTCTGAAGTTATTGCCTTCATACGAAAGCAATATCAGGAACATGGAATCGGAAGATGGGCTGTGATCCAAAAAGAATCAAATGAATTTATCGGATGGTCTGGTTTTAAACTGATCAAAGTAATGACGAATAATCATATTGACTATCTGGATATCGGTTACCGTTTTGTTCAGGAAGCCTGGGGCCAGGGATATGCCACAGAAAGCGGTAAAGCCTGTTTGCAATATGCCAAAACGCACCTGACAAACTACTCTATCCATGCCATATCAGACATTAATAATCTGGATTCAAAAAAAGTGCTGGAAAAACTAGGCTTTGAAGCAAAAGAGATTTTTGATTATGAAAATCAACTCCATTTCTGGTATCATTTGCGCTAA
- a CDS encoding (deoxy)nucleoside triphosphate pyrophosphohydrolase, producing MKLPLKWEFPGGKIEAGESKKDCLIREIKEELHLHIEVNEPLQMVEHHYTDFSLQLFPFVCTVIAGELTPQEHAQAIWVSRQQLMNYDWAEADIPIVKEFLSGNIIKD from the coding sequence ATGAAGCTACCTTTAAAATGGGAATTTCCCGGAGGAAAAATAGAAGCCGGAGAAAGTAAAAAAGACTGCCTCATAAGGGAAATAAAAGAAGAACTGCATCTCCATATTGAGGTAAATGAACCTTTGCAAATGGTGGAACACCATTATACTGATTTTTCCCTCCAATTATTTCCTTTTGTGTGCACAGTAATAGCCGGAGAACTCACTCCTCAGGAACATGCACAGGCTATATGGGTCTCCAGACAACAATTAATGAACTATGACTGGGCAGAAGCGGATATTCCCATAGTAAAAGAATTCTTATCTGGCAATATCATTAAAGATTAA
- a CDS encoding LIC11966 family surface protein: protein MKNIISKSLLMLPVLLIMSCGAKKDPVEYNNELMTVINGGEKNITEMNSAMQAGDFDKAGKVQQEWSTALDKDIKKVEEIGDFNGDANLQTAILTGLKGYKKIVAEDYPKLIDLRKNKKEDPATEQQLLNNINNALEVMANGVNEASGKFERDHAKK, encoded by the coding sequence ATGAAAAACATTATTTCAAAAAGTTTGCTGATGTTACCGGTTCTGCTGATTATGAGCTGTGGTGCAAAAAAAGATCCTGTAGAGTATAACAATGAACTCATGACTGTTATCAATGGCGGGGAAAAGAATATCACAGAAATGAACAGTGCAATGCAGGCCGGGGACTTTGACAAAGCAGGAAAAGTACAACAGGAATGGAGCACAGCTCTGGATAAAGACATCAAAAAAGTAGAGGAAATTGGAGACTTCAACGGAGACGCAAACCTTCAGACCGCAATCCTTACAGGGCTAAAAGGATACAAAAAAATTGTTGCTGAAGATTATCCTAAACTAATTGATCTGCGCAAAAACAAAAAAGAGGATCCGGCTACAGAGCAGCAGTTACTAAATAACATCAACAATGCGCTCGAAGTAATGGCGAATGGTGTGAATGAGGCTTCAGGTAAATTTGAACGCGATCACGCTAAAAAATAA
- a CDS encoding response regulator transcription factor, with amino-acid sequence MIEIMITDDHPMVLEGLKNVLATEEDLNLAACFTDGASLVAGLKEKQPDILLLDINLPDINSIELVARLKSAHPDMKIIALSVHNEFAVINSMLSEGASGYIQKNASGAEIITGIQTVYAGERFLCAQSKLIMDKKTAEGLRNVPKITRREKEILQEAAKGLTSTEIADVLFISSHTVESHRKNLIEKFKVKNIASVIGLALEYGLIRK; translated from the coding sequence ATGATAGAAATTATGATCACAGATGACCATCCGATGGTATTGGAAGGTTTAAAAAATGTACTGGCTACAGAAGAAGATCTGAATCTTGCAGCCTGCTTCACCGACGGCGCATCTCTGGTAGCCGGACTGAAAGAAAAACAACCGGATATTCTGCTTCTGGATATCAATCTTCCCGATATCAACAGTATAGAATTAGTAGCCAGGCTCAAATCGGCACACCCGGATATGAAGATTATAGCTCTGAGTGTACATAACGAATTTGCAGTTATCAACAGCATGCTGAGCGAAGGTGCATCAGGTTATATTCAGAAAAATGCTTCCGGAGCCGAAATCATTACAGGCATTCAGACAGTATATGCCGGAGAGCGTTTTCTATGTGCGCAATCAAAGCTGATCATGGATAAGAAGACAGCAGAGGGTCTGCGCAATGTCCCTAAAATAACACGTCGGGAAAAAGAAATACTACAGGAAGCAGCCAAAGGTCTTACCTCAACAGAAATTGCAGATGTACTCTTTATCAGTTCACATACTGTAGAAAGTCATCGGAAAAATCTGATCGAAAAATTTAAGGTAAAAAACATCGCTTCAGTTATCGGATTAGCTTTAGAATACGGATTGATCAGAAAATAA
- a CDS encoding sensor histidine kinase, which produces MNKSISIYLVSSILCIFLLFVSHICNAQSAIEEAEIRYKKAVPESTEQLMLAGKYAQTLFFNNRQEEAFRLLEKNIRVAEKKKDGQYAAYLNSIAAMNSRILNNKTASDQYIKKAKHYANETSDIITKGYVIYCEGWLQVRDEQEALAVKSFQNALTLLDKAPDTELVLNRKTAIYKELCTIYSNWKAYDLQKQYAEKTLEVAKIRQDPMSIFDAYMLMGYMYEQQHKENRTDQKALKAAEEYYLAAINTYQQQKNKMAIPSDLSFAAINLANLYMEFYPDSYKEKSLNYAKMALEKGKETQQYTHVAAAYGILSEFSLQANKRDEAKDYLLASLAALMKENFIDQGVAMSLFQKLTELYEEEGDYKQAIHYYKQYIAAFEAVYNTEKMEQGRRLEAQFEKERQKQLLIQMQLQADKKEQQLSLMHALSGQQMQQLENMKLNEENQRQQLEVVQLEAEKRGQELRLSRLETQQRANELFSSKQQLDYKTRINTFYFLLVCAFFISALLLLYAYRQRSKTLKQNENMHLLELAREKQNSKISNLTAMLEGQEAERSRLARDLHDGLGGLLSGTKIGLSRASEKAEKPELKTAINSSLDQIDIAVQELRRVAHNLMPELLIKYGLQETITEYTERMSGEKLEVSAVFVNCTTQLNQERQILVYRIIQELVNNAIKHAEASQIIVQLSENDNRLHITVEDDGKGFDPQQLNGKKSAGMHNVETRLSFLKGKINIHSQHNIGTTIELDFPLDPNA; this is translated from the coding sequence ATGAACAAATCGATTTCTATTTATCTTGTCAGTAGTATATTATGTATATTCTTACTATTTGTATCCCACATATGTAATGCACAATCTGCCATAGAAGAAGCTGAAATCCGTTACAAAAAGGCTGTTCCCGAAAGTACCGAACAACTTATGCTGGCAGGAAAATATGCGCAGACACTTTTCTTCAATAATCGTCAGGAAGAAGCTTTCCGTTTATTGGAAAAAAACATCCGGGTGGCTGAAAAGAAGAAAGACGGTCAGTATGCGGCATATCTGAATAGCATAGCGGCAATGAACAGCCGGATCTTAAACAATAAAACAGCTTCAGATCAATATATTAAAAAAGCAAAACACTATGCCAATGAGACCAGCGATATCATTACAAAAGGCTACGTGATATACTGTGAAGGCTGGTTGCAAGTGCGGGACGAGCAGGAGGCTTTAGCTGTAAAGAGTTTTCAGAATGCATTAACGCTGCTTGACAAAGCACCTGATACAGAGTTGGTCCTAAACAGAAAAACAGCTATATATAAAGAACTGTGTACCATCTACTCCAATTGGAAAGCCTATGATCTGCAAAAACAGTATGCTGAAAAAACGCTTGAGGTGGCCAAAATAAGACAAGATCCCATGAGTATCTTTGATGCGTATATGCTGATGGGATATATGTATGAGCAACAGCATAAGGAAAATCGTACAGATCAGAAAGCATTAAAAGCTGCTGAAGAATACTACCTCGCTGCCATTAACACCTATCAACAGCAAAAAAATAAAATGGCGATCCCTTCAGATCTGTCCTTTGCAGCTATAAATCTGGCCAACCTGTATATGGAATTTTACCCGGACTCCTATAAAGAAAAATCCCTGAATTATGCAAAAATGGCCCTGGAAAAAGGGAAGGAAACGCAGCAGTACACACATGTCGCAGCAGCCTACGGAATCCTTTCGGAATTCAGCCTGCAGGCCAATAAACGTGACGAGGCTAAAGATTACCTTCTGGCATCGTTAGCTGCATTAATGAAGGAGAATTTCATCGACCAGGGTGTGGCTATGAGTCTTTTTCAAAAGCTGACCGAACTCTACGAAGAAGAAGGAGATTACAAACAGGCTATACACTATTACAAGCAATACATTGCAGCTTTTGAAGCCGTATACAATACTGAAAAAATGGAACAGGGCCGTCGCCTGGAAGCGCAGTTTGAAAAAGAAAGACAGAAGCAATTACTTATTCAGATGCAGTTACAGGCGGACAAAAAAGAGCAGCAATTATCCCTTATGCACGCCCTGTCCGGACAGCAAATGCAACAACTGGAAAACATGAAGCTGAATGAGGAAAACCAAAGGCAGCAACTGGAGGTCGTACAACTGGAAGCTGAAAAAAGAGGACAGGAACTCCGGCTTTCCCGTCTTGAGACGCAACAGCGGGCTAATGAGCTTTTTTCTTCTAAACAGCAACTTGACTATAAAACCCGCATCAATACGTTTTATTTCCTGTTGGTCTGCGCATTTTTCATTAGCGCACTACTCTTGTTATATGCCTACAGACAGCGTTCAAAAACACTCAAACAAAATGAAAATATGCATTTGCTGGAATTGGCCAGAGAAAAACAAAACAGTAAAATATCCAATCTGACAGCCATGCTGGAAGGCCAGGAAGCTGAAAGATCCAGATTAGCAAGAGATCTGCACGACGGACTGGGAGGGCTGTTGTCCGGAACAAAAATAGGACTCTCCCGTGCCAGTGAAAAAGCTGAAAAACCTGAACTCAAAACAGCGATCAACTCCTCTCTGGATCAGATCGATATTGCAGTACAGGAGCTAAGAAGGGTAGCGCATAATCTTATGCCTGAATTGCTGATAAAATACGGTCTGCAGGAAACAATCACAGAATATACGGAGCGAATGTCTGGTGAAAAACTGGAGGTTTCAGCAGTGTTTGTAAATTGTACTACTCAACTTAATCAGGAGCGGCAGATACTGGTGTACAGAATTATTCAGGAGCTGGTCAATAATGCCATTAAACATGCAGAAGCAAGTCAGATTATCGTGCAACTATCCGAAAATGACAACAGGCTACACATTACTGTTGAAGATGATGGAAAAGGATTTGATCCGCAACAACTAAACGGAAAAAAATCTGCAGGTATGCATAATGTAGAAACCCGGCTTTCATTCTTAAAAGGAAAAATAAATATTCACTCTCAACATAATATAGGTACAACAATAGAACTGGATTTCCCACTGGATCCCAACGCTTAA
- a CDS encoding GNAT family N-acetyltransferase: MSDTLILRPAGIADTDRIWTILQQAIELRKQDGSRQWQDGYPNPDTIRQDIESGYGHVLLQDNTIIGYVAVIFDGEPAYDSLEGKWLSEKEYAVVHRLAVAQDIKTKGTATFIMQQVESIATGRKVYSIKVDTNYDNLAMLRIFEKLGYSYCGEVYFRGSARKAFEKLLPVN, encoded by the coding sequence ATGAGCGATACCCTAATATTACGTCCGGCCGGAATAGCAGATACAGATAGAATCTGGACCATTTTACAACAGGCTATTGAATTGAGAAAGCAGGACGGAAGCCGTCAATGGCAGGATGGATATCCTAATCCCGATACGATCCGGCAGGATATTGAATCCGGATATGGGCACGTTTTACTGCAGGATAATACTATTATCGGTTACGTTGCCGTTATCTTTGACGGTGAACCTGCTTATGACTCATTGGAAGGTAAATGGCTGAGTGAGAAGGAATATGCTGTCGTTCACCGTTTGGCGGTAGCGCAGGATATCAAGACCAAAGGTACTGCAACATTTATAATGCAGCAGGTCGAAAGTATTGCCACTGGCCGTAAAGTATATAGCATCAAGGTCGATACGAATTACGACAATCTGGCTATGCTGCGTATTTTTGAAAAGCTTGGCTACAGTTATTGCGGTGAAGTATATTTTAGAGGAAGTGCCCGAAAAGCATTTGAGAAATTGCTGCCGGTAAATTAG
- a CDS encoding AraC family transcriptional regulator: MQNDIKCGLLEQKQGELSDTISKQAYVWYEKDWKHDDYEHIHSRAQLLYVEEGYQYVHLEKNIYLLPQNHVMWIPSSISHRTTSEAQTVNLMTVLYHEKQTEAFYKNIHVFAAPVILKEMLLYAQKWSQQTAPDQEEEAFLNALLTSLPYFCKEADSLQIPIPSDTRLLPVCAYINMHFHEQVQILQLSEIAHLSVRTLERIFKQETGITVQKYIQLIRIIKSIEWSDSGKYTLKQIAHMVGYKSAAAFSSSYLAIMKKRPGTKK; encoded by the coding sequence ATGCAAAACGACATAAAATGTGGCTTATTGGAGCAAAAACAAGGCGAATTGTCTGACACGATCAGCAAGCAGGCATATGTCTGGTATGAAAAAGATTGGAAACATGATGATTATGAACATATTCACAGCCGAGCCCAACTGCTTTATGTCGAAGAGGGATATCAATATGTTCATCTGGAAAAGAATATCTATCTGTTACCGCAGAATCATGTAATGTGGATTCCTTCTTCCATCAGTCATCGTACCACGTCTGAAGCACAGACTGTGAATTTAATGACAGTATTGTACCATGAAAAGCAGACCGAAGCATTTTACAAAAATATTCATGTGTTTGCAGCTCCAGTTATTCTGAAGGAAATGCTTTTATATGCACAAAAGTGGAGTCAGCAAACAGCTCCCGACCAGGAGGAAGAAGCTTTCTTAAATGCACTGCTCACCAGTCTCCCTTACTTTTGCAAAGAAGCTGATAGTCTTCAGATTCCAATACCTTCAGACACACGTTTACTGCCTGTATGTGCGTATATCAATATGCACTTCCATGAACAGGTACAGATTCTGCAATTGAGCGAGATCGCTCATCTGTCTGTACGTACTTTAGAAAGAATTTTTAAACAGGAAACAGGGATTACCGTACAGAAATATATTCAGCTGATTCGAATCATTAAAAGTATAGAATGGAGTGATTCCGGAAAATATACCCTCAAGCAGATCGCACATATGGTGGGCTACAAAAGTGCCGCAGCCTTTAGTTCAAGCTATCTCGCAATAATGAAAAAAAGGCCGGGTACTAAAAAGTAA
- a CDS encoding NAD(P)H:quinone oxidoreductase, whose product MRIARIVFLMIWAMIMTNGIEAQQDKTKVLVLFYSDNGGTYDLAKEVAKGIEKNGQAIAIIKQTAVSAHPLLKDIPVASADELSAYDGIAFGSPVYFGNISTGMSAFLSNTVDIWQRHALEGIPATVFMSAGSGAGRELAIQGFWNSLAVHGMIIVPSGIRGYEHIDKTTSQGNTVLGTTSLASLKNVARPSESERYLAQLQGEALAKVASAMKGTFVKAEKTLPEAKADHKNMLKDLGIVLPEVPAPAGNYQPFVRSGNLIFINQVALQYGKIVNPGKIGADINENQARQATEVTMLNVLAVLNKAVDGDLNKVVRCVQLTGIFNTKEGYGKHADLMNVASDLTVKVFGERGKHARGTLGASSLPVNSAVEIQAIFEVE is encoded by the coding sequence ATGAGAATAGCAAGAATAGTTTTCTTAATGATATGGGCTATGATTATGACTAATGGTATAGAAGCACAACAGGACAAGACGAAAGTTTTGGTGTTATTCTACTCCGATAACGGAGGGACGTATGATTTGGCTAAAGAAGTCGCTAAAGGTATAGAAAAGAACGGTCAGGCGATTGCCATAATCAAACAGACAGCTGTTTCTGCTCACCCGTTATTAAAGGATATTCCGGTAGCATCTGCAGATGAACTGTCCGCCTATGATGGTATTGCCTTCGGCTCACCGGTTTATTTTGGTAATATCAGTACAGGTATGAGTGCATTTCTGTCAAATACGGTAGACATCTGGCAACGTCATGCCCTCGAAGGTATTCCTGCGACCGTTTTTATGTCTGCAGGAAGCGGTGCCGGGAGAGAGCTCGCTATTCAGGGGTTCTGGAATAGTCTGGCTGTGCATGGGATGATTATTGTACCCAGCGGTATCCGGGGGTATGAACATATCGATAAAACTACTTCTCAGGGAAATACGGTGCTGGGTACGACTAGTCTGGCTTCTCTGAAGAATGTGGCAAGACCCAGTGAAAGTGAACGTTATCTGGCTCAGTTGCAGGGAGAGGCTCTTGCAAAGGTCGCATCTGCAATGAAAGGAACATTTGTGAAGGCAGAAAAAACATTGCCGGAAGCTAAAGCCGACCATAAAAATATGTTGAAAGATCTGGGGATTGTCTTACCTGAGGTACCTGCTCCGGCGGGCAATTATCAGCCTTTCGTAAGATCAGGAAATCTGATATTTATTAATCAGGTTGCTTTACAGTATGGAAAGATCGTAAATCCGGGCAAAATAGGTGCAGATATAAATGAAAATCAGGCCAGGCAGGCCACAGAAGTGACTATGTTAAATGTATTGGCCGTATTGAATAAGGCTGTTGATGGTGATCTGAACAAAGTAGTCCGTTGTGTGCAATTGACTGGTATTTTTAATACAAAAGAGGGGTATGGCAAGCATGCAGATCTGATGAATGTAGCTTCAGATCTTACCGTCAAAGTATTTGGAGAAAGAGGAAAACATGCCAGAGGTACATTGGGGGCATCGTCTTTACCGGTCAATTCTGCTGTGGAAATACAGGCGATATTTGAAGTTGAGTAA
- a CDS encoding YdeI/OmpD-associated family protein produces the protein MTKIQQTNKGDSDLLVDKVYTIEKFEGKGGWYYVRLPEIAQDRNAKFGWVSVRGTIDHYEIRNYNLQAMGNGILFLPVKADIRKKINKKDGDQVHIRLFRDSSGLEIPEELKDCLMDEPDLYKCFMDLPEKEIKSIITRICSAKKEAEKIDRIAQTLQDLSRIQKS, from the coding sequence ATGACCAAAATTCAACAGACAAACAAAGGAGATTCTGATCTTCTTGTTGACAAAGTATATACTATAGAAAAATTTGAAGGAAAAGGTGGCTGGTATTATGTACGTCTTCCGGAAATAGCGCAGGACCGAAATGCTAAATTTGGCTGGGTCAGCGTTAGGGGTACGATTGATCATTATGAGATCAGAAACTACAATCTTCAGGCCATGGGAAACGGTATACTGTTTTTACCCGTTAAAGCTGATATTAGAAAAAAGATAAATAAAAAAGATGGAGATCAGGTACATATCCGACTCTTTCGGGATAGTTCGGGATTAGAAATCCCGGAAGAACTTAAAGACTGCCTTATGGATGAACCTGATCTATACAAATGCTTTATGGATCTTCCAGAAAAAGAGATAAAATCCATTATTACCAGAATCTGTTCTGCTAAAAAAGAAGCGGAGAAAATAGATCGTATTGCTCAGACCTTACAGGATCTGAGCAGAATACAGAAATCTTAA
- a CDS encoding putative DNA modification/repair radical SAM protein — MSDRIKQKLEILADAAKYDVSCSSSGSNRKNTKKGLGDTGAGICHTYTEDGRCVSLLKILLTNHCIFDCAYCVSRSSNDIERAAFTVQEVVDLTINFYRRNYIEGLFLSSGIFKNADYTMERLTKIAKKLRQEHNFNGYIHLKTIPGASDELMFEAGLYADRLSINLEIPTEQGLKLLAPEKNRADMDKPMGYLKDEIIRTKEEKKIIRATPKFVPAGQSTQMIIGASGESDLHIMKTADHYYQQYNLKRVYYSGYVPVSNDKRLPGLGSEVPIMRENRLYQTDWLLRFYGFKREDILNETHPHLDLDIDPKLGWALRHMEQFPVDINRASYEMIMRVPGIGVTSAKKIVAARRFGALRLENLQKIGVSVNKVKYFISCQGFVPIRSDKPAEVIKHYILTSGKSKYEKMFNQQLSLF, encoded by the coding sequence ATGTCAGATCGAATAAAACAAAAACTGGAAATACTGGCCGATGCTGCCAAGTATGATGTAAGTTGCAGCTCCAGCGGAAGTAATCGTAAAAATACAAAAAAAGGACTTGGCGATACCGGAGCCGGTATCTGTCATACCTATACCGAAGATGGAAGATGTGTCTCTTTGCTGAAGATATTGCTGACCAATCATTGTATTTTTGATTGTGCGTATTGTGTTTCCCGAAGCAGCAACGATATCGAAAGAGCAGCCTTTACGGTACAGGAGGTTGTGGATCTGACCATCAATTTCTACAGACGTAATTATATAGAAGGGCTTTTCCTGAGTTCCGGTATTTTCAAGAATGCTGATTATACAATGGAACGGCTTACAAAAATTGCAAAAAAGCTAAGACAGGAACACAATTTCAATGGGTATATCCATCTTAAAACAATCCCCGGAGCTTCAGATGAACTTATGTTTGAAGCAGGCTTATATGCAGATCGTCTGAGTATCAATCTGGAAATACCCACAGAGCAGGGGCTCAAACTTCTGGCTCCTGAAAAGAACAGAGCAGATATGGATAAGCCGATGGGCTATCTTAAAGACGAAATCATCCGTACCAAAGAAGAAAAGAAAATCATCCGCGCTACACCCAAATTTGTTCCTGCCGGACAGAGTACGCAGATGATTATTGGCGCATCCGGAGAATCTGACCTGCATATTATGAAGACTGCGGATCATTACTATCAGCAATATAACCTGAAGCGTGTTTATTATTCAGGTTATGTGCCTGTTTCCAATGATAAAAGGCTTCCGGGCCTTGGCTCAGAAGTTCCGATAATGCGGGAAAACAGACTGTATCAGACAGACTGGCTGTTAAGATTTTATGGATTCAAGCGTGAAGACATCCTCAATGAAACACATCCTCATCTGGATCTGGATATAGATCCCAAGCTCGGATGGGCATTGCGGCATATGGAACAGTTTCCTGTGGATATTAACCGAGCGTCGTATGAAATGATTATGCGCGTGCCGGGTATAGGTGTGACATCCGCAAAGAAAATCGTGGCTGCCAGAAGATTTGGTGCCTTACGCCTGGAAAACTTACAGAAAATAGGAGTATCCGTTAATAAAGTTAAATATTTTATAAGCTGTCAGGGATTTGTACCCATTCGTTCGGATAAACCGGCAGAGGTGATCAAACACTATATTCTGACCTCCGGTAAATCCAAATATGAAAAAATGTTCAATCAACAGTTGTCTTTATTTTAA
- a CDS encoding TIGR03915 family putative DNA repair protein, producing MIIVQYDGSWPGLMSLIFEVYEFKMEVHAICKSNEISQQHLFGQQHIVYTDGNKAERVLKGIALKAGKSVVQELYCAYLSEQNDIELLILRLVQYYLGSMVKVFANYGHEDVLKLKQIIKSVSRERHRFKAFVRFRQMEDGLYMAKIEPDFNILPLISSHFKNRYADQLWLIYDVKRNYGIYYDKSEVTEVQFDLIPSDQHVIHNAHESEVLYDDLWKRYFQSVNIKERKNMKLHIQHVPRRYWKYLNEKSVALG from the coding sequence ATGATAATCGTACAATACGATGGAAGCTGGCCTGGATTAATGTCATTAATCTTTGAGGTATACGAATTTAAGATGGAAGTTCACGCTATCTGTAAAAGCAATGAAATAAGCCAGCAGCATTTATTTGGTCAGCAACATATAGTGTATACAGATGGGAATAAGGCTGAGCGGGTACTCAAAGGAATTGCCCTCAAAGCAGGGAAAAGTGTTGTGCAGGAGCTTTACTGTGCTTATCTTTCGGAACAAAATGATATAGAATTACTGATCCTGCGCCTGGTTCAATATTACCTGGGATCAATGGTTAAGGTATTTGCTAATTACGGACATGAAGATGTGCTGAAGCTCAAGCAAATTATCAAGTCTGTATCCCGTGAACGTCATCGGTTTAAAGCCTTTGTACGGTTTAGACAGATGGAGGATGGATTGTATATGGCCAAAATAGAACCTGATTTCAATATTTTACCGCTGATCAGTTCACATTTTAAAAACAGATATGCAGATCAGTTGTGGCTCATCTATGATGTGAAGCGAAATTATGGAATTTACTATGACAAGTCTGAGGTGACGGAAGTTCAGTTTGATCTCATCCCTTCAGATCAGCATGTAATACATAACGCTCATGAGAGTGAAGTTTTATATGACGATTTGTGGAAGCGATATTTTCAGAGTGTAAATATTAAGGAGCGTAAGAATATGAAATTGCATATACAACATGTTCCCAGGCGATATTGGAAATATCTTAATGAAAAATCGGTAGCTTTGGGGTGA